The segment TTATTATACCTGATCGCTTAGTGGTAAGCGCCACCTTACCCGTAGAACCGGACGCCTAAGCCTATAAAAAGGATGCCGAGATGGATCTCCAGGGTCTGATTAAACAGATTGCGCGTAAACGCAATTTAGAGCCTGAGCAGGTTGCTGAGATTATTGCGGACCTGCTCTCCAATGTCGAAGATTGCCTCGGGCGTAGTGAACCCGTCTTGTTTCCTGAGTTTGGGCAGTTTGCAATTAAGAAAATTCCCCCCTGGTTGGGTA is part of the Magnetococcus sp. PR-3 genome and harbors:
- a CDS encoding HU family DNA-binding protein, whose product is MDLQGLIKQIARKRNLEPEQVAEIIADLLSNVEDCLGRSEPVLFPEFGQFAIKKIPPWLGRHPDTGQMMKLPGKNVPYFKSDTELRKRLNGGRDWKQIPPMPSEEDDPE